CTCCATTTTGCAGGTTAGGTCCCTGAAAAATGGGAAAGTGCGCTCATACCAGCGCACTTTTCTAGAAACATTAGGGTGTAGTAAGCATCATCGGTCGTTTTTCGGCAAATGTATATATCGAAATTTATCTCTTAAAATATTTGGTCAAGTCTTATAATTCGATTAGCTGTAGTTATTTAACGTCCTATAATCATGTTAAAATAATCCTTAAAATAATTCAAATCGTTTTCGAGATATTTTTTCTCCTTATCAAAGATGCCAATTAACTGATAGATTTGTTCATTATTATCAACTAAGAATAGAATACCTTGTTGCATATCGTTATCGCTTTTTTCTATTGCAAAATCTATTGATTTAATTGTGTCTATTGTGAATAATTTTTCAGTTCCTTCGATTATTATTTTTAGTGTTCCTTTTGAAATTATTTTTACATCTCGATTATTTTTCTTTTTTTTATTAATTAAAGAAAGACCATATCCCCCATACCCCAAAGGAATCCCAATAAATAATAGAGTCAGAATGCTAATCCTCGGTATAATGCCAAAAACTGTTAATAACAATAAGATTGCCCCAAGTGATAAAGGTAAAACAACTAGTGTTACCCACTGTGAAATTCCAATATCTGCACCTCCTAATTGAATAGACCCATCATCCGATATTTGGAACGTTAATTTGTGTCTATTAAGTTTCATTTTTAGTGAGTATAAATTCAAATTCTCCATTTTAATTTAATTTAGTTGTGTAAATCTCTGTCGTGGTGTAGGCCTGTAACTCTTTTATAATTAACTGAACATTGACAATAATCATTGGTGATTCATATGTTTTCATGTTGTCTGAATCATGTGTTTTTTTGAAGCCTAATGTTTCTAATTCTTCAGGAAAATCCCAATATTCACTTCCCATTGAATAGAAAATTAGTTTGTCGGATTCGTCTATGCTAATTGCTGTTGTTTTGCCTTTCAGATAAAATGTTGAATCGGAGTTGAATTTCCACTCGTAGGCAATTTTCTTTAACATTGTAAGACTTGCAGAATCATTCAAATCAAGTAATTTAAATAAATCGCTAATTGTTAAATCGCGTTCTTCTGAACCATAGTAATTCTTAATAGCTGATTTATTTGTTAGTAACTCAATTATTTTTGGGTCATTTAAAGAATATATTAATTCTATCTTTTGTCCAGTTTTAAACTTTAAAAATTCATCTTCGTCAACACTTTCATTAACAGTTATTACAACATTTTCTGCTGTTT
This is a stretch of genomic DNA from Williamwhitmania taraxaci. It encodes these proteins:
- a CDS encoding DUF3592 domain-containing protein; the encoded protein is MEHNKKYSFSEVEKQEVFKENNSKKRFLWLILIILTFGVFFTFIPLSIYNKTPMLISVLASSVFTFFLFQLIYNFNNCSRQNINKLRTSIIFLFVIIWIFMIFLFWMHFSVSESSEIRNNGVKVAGTILEGKSIKGGRGRAYSVVVQFKTAENVVITVNESVDEDEFLKFKTGQKIELIYSLNDPKIIELLTNKSAIKNYYGSEERDLTISDLFKLLDLNDSASLTMLKKIAYEWKFNSDSTFYLKGKTTAISIDESDKLIFYSMGSEYWDFPEELETLGFKKTHDSDNMKTYESPMIIVNVQLIIKELQAYTTTEIYTTKLN